In the Geobacter sp. FeAm09 genome, one interval contains:
- a CDS encoding nitrous oxide-stimulated promoter family protein encodes MMATMETLTKHQKKDIRLIGTFVEVYCAGRHGTGESSLFSLPAGLGERRLCAECAAFMAYAVARRVKCPLEAEKPTCKRCRIHCYSEANRAKVKEVMAYSGKRLMLRGRLDYIWHYFF; translated from the coding sequence ATGATGGCAACCATGGAAACGCTTACGAAGCATCAAAAAAAGGATATCAGGCTGATCGGCACGTTCGTCGAGGTCTACTGCGCAGGCCGACATGGGACCGGCGAAAGTTCGTTGTTTTCCCTTCCGGCGGGGCTGGGCGAGCGTCGTCTGTGCGCCGAATGCGCCGCATTCATGGCCTATGCCGTGGCCCGGCGGGTAAAATGCCCTCTGGAGGCGGAGAAGCCGACCTGCAAACGGTGCCGGATCCATTGCTACAGCGAGGCGAACCGGGCGAAGGTGAAGGAGGTCATGGCGTACTCCGGAAAGAGGCTGATGCTGCGGGGGCGGCTGGATTACATCTGGCACTATTTTTTCTGA
- a CDS encoding ATP-binding protein yields MLRKIVKIDQDKCDGCGLCVPSCAEGAIRIVDGKAQLSADNLCDGLGACLGECPRDAITVEEREADAFDEAAVEQHLASQGKPAPHHHAPSVPAASTPHHHGGGCPGSRTMSFARPQEAAASEPTGSRQSQLAQWPVQLHLVSTSAPYFQGADLLITADCVPVAYAGYHEDFLKGRAVVMGCPKLDDNQFYQQKLTELFIRSDIKSVTVLKMEVPCCGGIAVAARQAIAASGKQIPYNEVTIGIQGQIKK; encoded by the coding sequence ATGCTGAGAAAGATCGTGAAGATAGACCAGGACAAATGCGACGGCTGCGGATTGTGCGTCCCCTCCTGCGCCGAAGGGGCCATAAGGATCGTTGACGGCAAGGCGCAGCTTTCGGCGGACAACCTGTGCGACGGCCTGGGGGCCTGTCTGGGCGAGTGCCCGCGTGACGCCATCACGGTGGAGGAGCGCGAGGCCGACGCCTTCGATGAGGCCGCCGTCGAGCAGCACCTGGCAAGCCAGGGGAAACCGGCGCCGCATCATCACGCCCCATCGGTACCTGCCGCGTCCACCCCGCACCATCACGGCGGCGGCTGCCCCGGTTCCCGCACCATGAGCTTTGCCCGTCCGCAGGAGGCGGCCGCTTCGGAACCGACCGGCAGCCGCCAGAGCCAGCTGGCCCAGTGGCCGGTGCAACTGCACCTCGTCTCCACCAGCGCCCCCTATTTCCAGGGTGCCGACCTGCTGATCACCGCCGACTGCGTGCCGGTGGCCTATGCCGGTTACCATGAGGATTTCCTCAAGGGGCGGGCCGTTGTCATGGGCTGCCCCAAGCTGGACGACAATCAGTTCTATCAGCAGAAGCTGACGGAGCTGTTCATCCGTTCCGACATCAAGAGCGTCACGGTGTTGAAGATGGAAGTGCCCTGCTGCGGCGGGATCGCCGTGGCTGCCCGGCAGGCCATCGCCGCCAGCGGCAAGCAGATACCCTACAACGAGGTTACCATCGGCATCCAGGGGCAGATCAAAAAATAG